A region of Salmo salar chromosome ssa17, Ssal_v3.1, whole genome shotgun sequence DNA encodes the following proteins:
- the LOC106609782 gene encoding kelch domain-containing protein 10, with protein sequence MSAAEGDRSSEQLNKFEKLTVRPPVRVAGLHMPPARSGHRCVADNTNLYVFGGYNPDYDESGGQENEDYPLFRELWRYHFSTGTWQQIRTEGYMPTELASMSAVLHGNNLLVFGGTGIPFGENNGNDVHVCNVKYKRWSLLNCRGKKPNRIYGQAMAIINSFLYVFGGTTGYIYSTDLHRLDLNTREWIHLKPNNPPDDLPEERYRHEIAHDRQRIYILGGGTSWTSYPLDKIHAYNLETNSWEEISTKPHDKIGYPAPRRCHSCVQIRNDVFLCGGYNGEVIVADLWKINLQTFQWTKLPAVMPEPAYFHCAAVTPAGCMYIHGGVVNIHENKRTGSLFKIWLVVPSLLELCWERLLKAHPQLAQLPTMQLLHLGLTQELIERLK encoded by the exons ATGTCGGCCGCAGAAGGCGATCGCAGTTCGGAACAACTGAATAAATTCGAGAAACTGACAGTGAGGCCTCCAGTCAGAGTAGCAG GTCTCCATATGCCCCCAGCTCGGAGCGGGCATCGCTGCGTGGCAGACAACACCAACCTGTACGTGTTCGGGGGGTACAACCCGGACTATGATGAGTCGGGCGGCCAGGAGAACGAGGACTACCCGCTGTTCAGGGAGCTGTGGAGGTACCACTTTTCCACGGGCACCTGGCAGCAGATCCGTACAGAGGGCTACATGCCCACCGAGCTGGCCTCCATGTCAG CTGTTTTACATGGAAACAATCTGTTGGTGTTCGGTGGCACTGGGATTCCCTTTGGGGAAAACAACGGAAATGACGTCCACGTCTGCAACGTCAAGTACAAGCGGTGGTCGCTGCTCAACTGCCGAGGGAAGAAGCCCAACCGAATCTACGGACAG GCGATGGCCATCATTAACAGCTTCCTGTATGTGTTTGGGGGAACGACGGGCTACATCTACAGCACAGACCTGCACAGACTGGACCTGAACACCAGAGAGTGGATCCACCTCAAACCCAACAACCCACCAGACGACCTGCCTGAGGAACG GTACAGACATGAAATAGCACACGACCGTCAGAGGATATACATCCTGGGAGGAGGGACCTCCTGGACCTCCTATCCTCTGGACAAG ATACATGCGTACAACCTGGAGACAAATTCCTGGGAGGAGATCTCAACCAAGCCTCATGATAAAATAG GGTACCCTGCTCCCAGGAGATGTCACAGCTGTGTGCAGATACGGAACG ATGTGTTTCTATGTGGAGGTTACAACGGTGAAGTCATAGTGGCTGATCTGTGGAAGATCAACCTGCAGACGTTCCAGTGGACCAAGCTCCCAGCGGTGATGCCTGAGCCAGCCTATTTCCACTGTGCTGCCGTGACCCCG GCTGGCTGCATGTACATCCACGGTGGTGTGGTGAACATCCACGAGAACAAGCGGACTGGCTCCCTGTTTAAGATCTGGCTGGTGGTGCCCAGCCTGCTGGAGCTGTGCTGGGAGCGTCTGCTCAAGGCCCACCCCCAGCTGGCTCAGTTGCCCACCATGCAGCTTCTCCACCTGGGCCTCACACAGGAACTCATCGAGCGCTTGAAATAa